GCCAAAAGGGAATGTACCGTGGAAGATATAATAAACGCAAATGTGAACAAACCGAATAGCGGAATGAAACCAAAGGCTGGCACTGTGGTGATCACTATGAACAACGCTGGACACGAAGATGAAGCTGTGGTCGTACCAGGCAGAACATGTACAACATATGGAGGAGTGATTAGTGCGTTTCGTCATGCGCATACTGACTTACACCTGTGTGTTTCGCTTTGTGTGTATgcttgtgtgtgtgtatctACGCGCTCGTTCGAGGGGCCAACCTTCccgcaaataaaaataccaATCcaacttcttttcccctttgacCCAAAACAGGGATAAAGGAGAACACCTTCCCCAATGAAGAAGTTCAATATGACCAGAAGCACATGAAATTTCACGGTAAAGCCCACCCATtgataatgaaaaaaaaaaaaagaataaactGACAGTTGATTACATgagggaggaaataaaaatgcaaaaaagagGGTGACAATGCTATGAACATGTACCACACTCGCCGGTACAACAATCGACCGAACGGTTAGAGAAGTTCTAcctttttgtgtgcacatattcccGTCCACATGGAAAATTCGCTCTTTCACCTAGCCCCATTCGTAGTGTCAAATAATTACCTGAACATGAAAATGCACGATTTTGATAGCTCATACTGGGAAAAgcgtaaaaaggaaaaaaagaaaaaaaaaagtcaaattACAAATTGAGTGTTTTTCCCACACCTGCGGGAATGCACCCCCATCATTTTTTATCCCCGTTTCACCACCTGCACTTTaatttgccatttttgttcccctcTACAGAATTAACGCAGAAGAAAACTGCCAGCAAAATCGTCTACACGGAAGAGGAAGCGCAAGATGTGATTAACGGAGTTACATgggtaatttaaaaataaaattgcacaTGTTTATAAATACTAACCTGATGCGAATTTTGTATCATGTGTTTTAACCACACACtgccattttatttattcattttttactacCAATTCGTCCCCTTCTGGCAGGATCAAAGTGTAGACATGTTTTTTGAAAATGGCTACTTCGTTGTGGTTGACAAAGGCACACCTGAGATGAAAGAAGTCTCAATATCgcaagaaaggaagaacaaaggaAATTCCCCCTTCTACAATAAGAACAAGAAACACACTCAACAGACATTATTGACGTAAGTGGAGACGAAACGGACATGTGCGTGAGCACGTGCATGTGTATGTGAATACCGAAGGGGGGCATAATCCCTCTGTGTGCTCCCCCCTCACATGCATTGCTTtattagcttttttttttatgtgtatgccCCCTTGACATTGtctgttttccttcttcctcgcAGGAATTTTTTCAGGAAAGTTCCTTAAGGAGCACCAGTTAATGACGGACTGTTCTAAAGTTTGAgatttttctctcttccctGCAGCAAGCCTTATTATTGCGCTTCCCAACGGTGCTCGCGCTTGCTTGGTTCACCTTTCCGCATGGAATAatttattccccctttttttttttttttttttttttttttttgcgcttcctttttttttgagtgcAGTATTTGAGTTTTATTATGTTCTAGTTTTTAAGTTTTGTCCTGCAACTTTgctctgcattttttttccttctagtGTGCGTCCCATTTTTATACTGGAATTGcttattcaattttttttttttttttttaaaaccttgttcattttaactgttgTTTCGTTCACTCAAGTTTTCCAgcttggaaaaaaagtaatttttataaaaacgAATAAGTTAAACGTGTGAGTAAAAAGATCGTGTAGATCGTGGCTTGCTATATTGTACATGCCCTCGCATGGAGTCACACCGTTGACACAAGTATTTATATGCATGCCCACGGGGTTAATAATACGCTTAGAGCGGTAAGTGGGCACGCTAGTACGCTGTTCAGCCGGTATGCCATTTCGCTAATACGCGCAGACAGCACAGCACAGGCAAGGAAAATTTATGATAAGTGATGAAGATGCTTCTCACATGTGTAGTAAAGTAAAATAATGTACATGTACCTACGTATACAAGCGTGCACAGATAGTCAACACCTTTCACACACGTGGGGAGAAGTGCCTTCTGGGCGAATCAGTTTTTGCCGTTGCAGCCGGGCTTCCCCATGTTTCCTAAAttggaattttttatgttgtcaAATATGTTCTTGTACTTTGGGTCATTGGCATACTTGGACAGTAACTCGGGGTTGCTCATCATGTTTTGCATCATTTGGTAAAACTGCGGGTTGCTGAAGAGCTCTTTCATTTCTGGAGAATTTAAGTCTGGCATGCCACCTGGCATTCCGCCTCCCAATCCGCCAGGCATTCCTCCTAATCCGCCACCTAATCCCCCCGGCATGCCTCCTGGCATACCTCCTGGCATTCCGCCCCCCATGCCACCTCCTAGTCCTCCTGGAAATCCACCTGGGAAATTCATTCCACCTGGCATTCCGCCCCCTGGCATCCCTCCGGGCATTCCACCGGGAAATCCTCCTCCCATTCCGCCACCTAACCCACCTGGCATTCCTCCGGGGAAATCGCCAGAAAAGTCGGGTTGGCTGTAGGACGAATCTGAGGAATCAGAGTCGTAGTTTTCCCTCTTGCTGTTATCCTTATACGCCTTCTCTGCGGCTTTCTTAGCGGCCAACCTTTTCTTcaattccttttcccttttttttcttttcttttcttcctccttattaATTTTGTATCTTCTCTTCTCATaaattttcttatatttttcttcaatcaGTTTCTGCATTTCCCACAAATCGTCATCATAGTCGATTTTCTGTCCTTGCTCAATATCAGCATGCGCACTTTCCCATTTACCCAAATATCTGTATGCCTTGGCTCTAACTTTATAAGCATTGGCACTATCTATGTTCAAATTTAGTGCCTCCGTGCAATCTTGTATGCAAGCTTTTGGTCTTTTCAAGCTTAACAAAACGGACGCCCTCTTTGTGTATATCATGGCTGATGGATTTCcaaaggaaattattttattgtatttttctaaggcttcttcaaatttattttcttgtaCTAAATTTACAGCCTCCTCTTTCAACTTACAGATTTCTTCAATCACCTCTTCGGATAAATCTCCTTCTATGGTTGGGGCTAAGGGGGGGCATTcaattgtttcttctttcattaagtcttcatcattttcttccacttcctcttcctcctctacttcatcttcctcttcatcgtcACTTTCCTCGtcgtccttttcttcattgtgGGACTTTTCCTCAGTGCTATCTTCACTTGGAATGTGTTCATAAAAGTCCCTTTCCTTTGGCACCTTTCCACCGCAGCTTTCGATAaattccttaaaaaaggaaaactccGGCTTCTGCAAAATGGACGGGTCCTCCTTACAGAGCGACACAAACTCCTTCAGCTCTTCAACTGGAGGGGGATGAAGGGAAAATGGCGCAGAGACGTTAAtagtgggggaaaatatttacCTAAGCGTGCCATGAAACGAACTCACGCTTCCACACGTTGCAACTGCGCCACGTGGTATGCAAAATTGGAAACACGAAAGGGCGTTCATTTTATGCAATTGCTAAAAGGTACGATATGAACATCCCCCTGTTGGCTTCCACGGCTCGTTCATTTCTTATTGTGTACGTACACTCCATACATTTTGTTGCATACCCATGtagggttaaaaaaaaaaaaaaaaaagaacatccaTCCATCCATACATACAAGCGCACAGTACGCATAAAAATATCCATCTGTAGCATCACATTTATGAGCAAATCGCCAACTTCTATCGCTCGAAGTTTCTCTCAATTCTTACTTTTGTTAGCATCCATTGTTGTGGGCACGTCAAAGGAGAAGACCAAAATGGGCTGATGAAAATGgcgctctttttttctctgcaaTTATTGAGTAAATTCCAAAACGTGGTAAAAGTTTCACAATTGCtagagtaaaaaaattgttggaAGTTGAAAAAGGCCTAAAGCAAAAATGTACTTTGCCAACACGTTCACAGGAGAGTAATGTAATGTTACATAAATTGAGGGAAGTAAATTCCTTAATGAACTACCCAAGTATAAAATAATGCAATTGCGATATGGCAATATGATGCTATTCCTGggcccttcttttttttttcgtttccttcttttaattttatatggCGCGAAAAAATAAGGTGGAGTGCGTCGCCTTTTTCATGCAAATGGCAGTGCGCTCGTATAGTGCATGTAGGCCGAGGGGGCACATGGCCTTCGCATAAATACATAAGCgtagtataatatatatgcatatacgcACGTACGTACTTTAGCGTATTCCCTTCAAGCCTCACCCACAGGACGATGTAGCCACCgattttttctcctgaaCATATGCACTTAACCTTTTTAGCTTAAAACTGCGTGGATGCAATAATGCCACAGGTCACTTAAagttaaaaatgggaaaaataatttttttatctacttttttttgtttaataaaaACAAGTTGCAGACGTTTTATCCATCTTTTTTTGGTCTATAAAAATAaccaattttttcttgtttttttcgtctataaaaacaagaacaaaattttgccCCTCATTATCTTGGTCCATGGTTTGGtagtaacaaaataaaaaaaaggttggaAGTTCCCCGAGCTACAGACGCATGTTTTTtaggtaaaaatatatatgaacacatgGCATCGTAACGacatttaattatatataaagtataTACAAGAAATATGCTCATCTTTTATGAGAGAATTAAATGGAGCAGCGTGAATGTGGGGGAAGAATTATGGGGGATGTTTTCACCGCCATGGAATGGCCAAAATGAATTTTAAGGTAATTCATTCAACACATTATATAAATGCTGttctgccattttttttaaaaaagcaaagaagcATTTTCaagaaagtaaaatttttccaGCAAGCCATTTTCTGGAAGAATGTCCAATCACTCCATCTTGTGTAAATGggcgaaaaatatatggtATCCCCAGTATACAACGCAACTTAGTTACATATATTGTCGTACGCACGGACGTGTTTATGTGCCATTATGAAACTTCTTCCCCCGTTCAATCGTATTCTTCTCCAAATGTGCACCCTCTATTAAGGtggagaggagaaaaaatggcctATCATTGTGGGTCATAACAAAATTCTGACCCTTTCAAAGGAGCCGCCGTAATTGTCCACATGGCTAGTGCTAACCATTTTGCACACCACATTACAGTGGACACTTCCTGAAGGTGCAGAGCAAAAATATTAAGCGACAcccttttcacatttatgtTTTAAGTGGAAATTATTTCATGTTCACCGGCTTTGGAAAAGCACATTTTTACGaaaattttgtatattttttagcCATTTGTATCACCCCCTAATGTCAGATTTCCCCCTGTAAGCATACCTCTGGCAGACACAGTTGAACGTATAAAGCACAGAACCCTTCGTGCGACGATTTATTTCGcgcattttcaaaaaatgacTCAACGCGGCCGTCATCCTTTGTTAAACACGTTTCATTGTGCATGCGCACTACGACTTCCTTCGTTTTTAAAGAATGCGCACTTGGGAATAGTCGCTTGGGGGGAAGGATTTGGTACGTTCGCTTCCTTTACTTCGCGTTGCCGCCTCACAGCGTTCcacgtttaattttttacatttttttacacctacGGAAAGGCTTTTTCTCTCCTCATGTTAAAGTACATTCATTCACGTAAATAATCAGATATGCATAAGTTCACGTATGCCCATACGTATAAACAAATTgggcaataaaaaaaaaaaaaaaaaaggaaaatgtaagAATGGTGAATGTATCAAGGGTATCACAAACGGGCTGCGCGCAGTACAGCTGTTAAAAAAACGtgagctaaaaaaaaattaattcggCGAACATCATCTAAAAATTGTGGTCAAAATAGAAGTCTCATGCGCACCTATAGGAAGGTACAATcatatatacctacataGGTACCTACGTGCACGTTCTGTCGTCCGTttgaattcatttttgtgcgTACGACTCGGGTTTCCCTTATCACGCAGGGCATTCCATGTCCTCACACATGTAGCCATTCTTCCGTTCACGTTTCGACAGGTACAAATTAAAAGTGCACGTGAAGGAAGTAAATAAAATGGTACAAATTAAATAATAGTAAAGCTTCACATAATGATCATCATCCGACAGTATACGTAAAACGTCTTCTAAAATTCCCCAAAGCCCTACGGCGCAGAGGAATGAGCAACACTCAGCCATAAAACGTAGCATCGACTTCAAATTCACTTGATTAACATTCAGGATACAAAATTGGCCACACTTACCTTCCGCGTCGTACCCTCCTCCACcagttattatttcttcttcatctttaAATGCTTTTCCATAAACACAAATCATGTCTTCATTTAATTCCCTCTCCTCATGGATTTCGTCCAAGTTGTTAAAAGTTATTTCTACATCGTTATTGGATTCTtcctgtgtatatatttttgttgaTTTATCTGACCCTGTAAAATCTTGTGAGGTATTcccaaaatatattttctcttcatcttttcttaatacacaaaattcattcatttaaaaGAACGGCGTGTTTGATAACGGGAGGGGGTGATCGAGCTGCGTGTGCCTTCGTAAGGTGCAGTTGTCTGAGTTCTGTGCGTTTACTGCGTTATGCGTTTGTCGCTTCGCCTTgtcttcttatatatatgccttcTTGCCGCCCGATGTGCAAGTAGGTTAGCGGGCGCTCATTGTATACCCGTTTACCTATGCACCACGCACAACCGtaagcaaaatggcaaacgGATTTAACAACAAACGAGCGTCAAAACAAAGTGATATACGGATATACTGGCGCTTATTCCCCCAGGTGgaacctatatatatacacgcagTAGAGACGCACCCCAATTGGGGCACTCTATCCCTGGGCAAATGCAACGAAACAGTCGTCACAATAAGGGGGGCACACCGGTGGGGCCAATACACGGGTACGCAATCACGTGGTATGTAAGCATATGActatatatacgtgtacatatgcggtaataaagaataaatgcACACGGTTAGCACAGCCTATTTGGtagatacaaaaaaatacaaaaaaaaaaaaaacgttataACAATGGACTGGCAAGAAAACGGAACGATGGCAACTCAACTATAACACAATGTTAACTACCTAAAACCGATGTGATAAAATGGAgtagaaatataaaaaaaaaaaaaaaaagctgaaaaaaaaaaaaaaaatcctgtGGCAACGCTAACATACGCCTCTTCTCCCACTTGAGGTCCCCTATTAGACATGCTAATCTGCAATGCGTTTTTCCTTAAAGCATATTTGATATGGccacagtttttttttctccaaatgaTGTAACCTTGAAAGATGAACGAAGTCCTCCTGTGCCCTCTTCCTGTCCGTTTTGTTGCCTTTTCTGCTATATTCCCCGCACGGGTGAACAAAACATAAAATTActcaaaaaataatgatggTGTGCAATGGTCCCTACTTTGTTGTACTTAAAGTCTTAATATCTTTGTCAGCTTTTTATGTTTTGACTATATTTTCtccatgcaaaaaaaaatgaacccgtgaaaaaaatgataaagaaTTACTTTATGctagaacattttttctttctttttttgtttgaaaaaTCTTTGGGTTTTAAAAACATAATAAAACGTGGGCACGTTTATACAAAACTGATTATTTTTTGATATGGTTTGTATTCGCTGAGACATTACTGGGTGTGGTGGAATGGACTGTTTGTTCAGTAATTTATAAGTGACTTGTGTACATGCCTTTTAATTTGCAACACTATAGAAGTACTGTAACGGTACACTACTATATGCTGTGCTGTTATGAAAAGGATGAATATGAATACGCTTCGATACTGCTGACAAAGTGTCTCCTATTTCGTGTATCTAATTTTTTGTGAGTACAACTGAGGGTTGTCGTTTTTCCTTCGTTTCGACACGATCTCTAATTGTGACTGTGCATATGGTAACAACAGTATTATGGCAAATACCAGTGAggggttttaaaaaatggcaaaatgcTTCAAAGGGTAAATAATATTAACACTGAAGGGGTCGACCGTGAAGGATactacgcatatatatatatacatatatattttttgttctggTATTTATAGTCAAAGCGCGTTTGTGttaattcctttttggaGCCTCTAAGGTGactttcaaaaaaaaatcgacgCTTCCCCCACTTTCTGGTGACCCAACAATTCGTTAATGAGCAAGGGTACAAATCCGCTCACCGTAGATAAACTTAGTCAGCTTAAGTTCATATATCAATTCTCGTTAACGCATGGTTATTCTTATAcagaatgaacaaaaattttggagGCGGTGAAGCGAAAACGTTTTCTTCGAAGAAttgaaagaatatttttttcaataaacCAGGCGAATCAAGAAGCAGTCCTCTGATGGAAGTTATTAAAGcgggtaaaggaaaaattgtgaCAAAATGatggcaaaaaaattttctttgtaaattgtattaaaaaattaactgACGTTTTGTATCAGTTTAACAGAactgaaattttttaaattaaataattGTATTTGCATAAAGCATTACTAGCTTATGATTAGCGTATTGAAGTTTGTACAATTATAAGTACATTATATGGCAAAGGTTTAAGAGGATTGTTTTCGaaattctattttttttaaatataaaatggtACACttgtagaaggaaaaaattatttttcgttattattagaagaaaagaatggaaagaaaaaagcggCAACGTTCGTTCTGGACAAAATGTATGTAATACGCGTATATATACGCATAAGTATTATATAGGATAtagtattatatatattatgggTGCCCCGTAACCTCTTTTTTGCTGCAGAATCACCGTTGgattgaagaaggaaatgtgttttttttttttttaaccccgtTTTGTAtaagaattgaaaaaaggtATAATGCATTGTAGtatacttatatacatattacatatttattttttttatgtacaaaaataaagtgcCCATTTAACGATTCTAACAAATcacaaataatatatttatctCGTTTTTTCGTCCTTCATCCTCACAGTTTCGTTGCAACATGATCGTCAAAATggaatgattttttttttaacccattCGTAGATTTctttaaagagaaaaagaaaccgAATGTAATTTTCTCAACAACCAGACATGTGACGTTATACCTATTTATGCtcgttttgtattttttgctcttccacTCTTGAACAACATAATCTGATCATTTTACataggagggaaaaaaaagaaaaaaatgagagaaaaattCGCCTAAATAtaagtacatttttattcattcctcTGCTAACAAGAAACTTAACCATGCGTAAATTTTTACCTGCCTTACCAAAGAGGAATCCCAATTTCCATACCCATGTCTTAACtccaaaaataaacaaaattaaGGTTCCGGAGAAGAGTTCCTTCCAGCCGACACTCCAGGATGgtaactaaaaaaaaatggggcaataaaataagaatgtCTTGcgaggagaaaatttttaactccCTTGCGAAGGGCATTATAAGTGTAGATAAAGCGTCCTACGGAGGCATACCCCCTTAGTTTCGTATGTGTACGCTGTTACACGTATAGGTTCACGTGGCTGTACCTGTTATGCGTGTAGTGTGTCTGCCCTCTCCacaggaagaggaagtaGTAAAGGGCACATGCGCCCGTAACGAATGAAACGGCTATACCTTCGGACAAGtcatatttgttcctgttttGTAAAACTCCAACCTTTGCGCACCTTTGCTAATTTATCTGTCTTTGCCCCATAATGTGAATTTCTAAATGGGCACCATCCTTTGTGATGGACATTCACAtcttttgtttaaaaaaatgttcccatTGTAACATGTGGAAATAATGCAGTTCATCCGATTTTGACGCCACGATTTGTTGCCAAATGGCATGAACATTTAATCTTTACAATGTTTGAACTGTTCACTGCATACCATTTTTGCCATATCCCAATTGGCCCATTCCACGCTATGATACCTACGCCATGGGTTATATTTGTGCCCAATcgctcctcctccttctggGAAGGACAAAACGAGCTATGGCTCTTTACACAGCGTTACAATATACGCCAATTCATTTGTCCAAAATGCCCCCCCACCCGCAAAAACTAGGCCCCCCCCAAATGGGCGCCCAatttgcacacaaaaattaaaaccaAGCTGATCACATAAAGtgaatgcaatttttttcctctttaaagGCAAATACGAAGTAACGCCGATTCAAAGCGTCCCTGGGCACATCATCCGACCCCCCTACGCTGAAACTGGCTTTGTCAAAAATTCAAATATCGAGTACGAAATTAAGGATGAAGAAAGTATCGCTAAAATGAAAGTGGCTGCGAAAATTGCAGCCCAGTGTTTGAAGCTTTGTTTAGAAAATTCAAAAGAAGGGGTAACAACAGACGATATAGACAAAATGGCCTTCAATTTTTACGTAAAAAACGGTGCCTACCCGGCTGGCATCAATTTCCACGGCTTTCCGAAAACGGTTTGCGCCTCTCCGAACGAAGGTACTCCCCCTTTGCGGAAATTACATTTGTTTCAGCGATGTGTGCAACAATTCTGGATAAACGATTGTGCCAATTTGGCTAAGCAACTTCACCAATcgtcatttcttctttatttcccccccctacAGTGGTCTGCCACGGAATCCCCAACATGAGGAAACTAAAAGACGGCGACATCATAACGTACGACTGCACAGTCTATGTCGATGGGGTGTTTGGAGACTGCGCCGGGACCACAGGCATAGGTACAATCTCGAAGAGCCACCAGAAGTTAGTGGATGTCAGCAAAGAATGCCTTTACAAAGCCATTTCTGTGTGTAAACATGGTCAGAAATTCTCTGAAATTGGACGAATCATAACTGAGCatgcacataaaaatggGTTTAATGTGATACAAGAATTCTGTGGACATTTCATTGGCcgaaatatgcacatgtaccCTTTGATTGAACACCATTATCCGAATGGCCATCCGGAAGATGAGTACATGCAAGAGGGACAGATATTCACTATCGAGCCAATCCTATCGGAGGGAAGCACAAAAATTCATACGTGGAAGGATCAGTGGACCGTCTGCACCAACGACAATGCGTTTTGCTCCCAATGGGAACACACCATTCTGGTGCAGCAAGATGGTGCTGAAATATTAACCCATTGTGATTAGCAAGGGGAGGGGATAAATCGCACTGGATGTTCGCACGTGGGGCACAGTACATGGGTGGGTACATCCCCATCTGTGTGCATACTGACACATGGGATGAAGAACACAGTTTGCAGATACGCGTACACCTTATGCGTGTATGACCACCCTGTCTTGCTATTTCCACCCCGTAGTTGACACATAAAATGCaacgtttttttcctgttcgtGGAACAAGATAGCATGCTAGTTCCATTCAGTTGTACATTATTGTCTGTATACCCCCGTATTGCGGAAATTATCTTTTGCTTAAATGCGCCTTTCACGTAGCGCCATGTTTAATCCTTCCATTTGTCTGAGTTGCAAAGAGGcgtcttttttccttttgcagtaatgcaaaaaaaaggaatttttttttttgtgtgtatcaCTAGTgctaacaattttttaagtctCTTTAAAGATAAGGCATTTTAATCCTTAACGGATTGCCAACAGTTAATTTCCGCATTTAAAAATGCAGTAACATTGTGCGAATGTAAAGCCATACACACGCGcggatgtatatatatatgtattatgtaCGCAGGTATATGGGGTGTAGGCTTCccttccctcccccttcaGCCTGATAGTAGGTGTAATTCCCATCATCCTTTACTTGTTGCCCTGTAGGCGCGATGTAAAACGTGCGATTTCGTCTTTTCTTTCATACTTTTCTCCGTTTGTGAACTTTTTggctttttcccttccccccattACCTTCCCACGAATTGTAACCTCCTCACTATTCGTACCGCTGCGCCCTTTTTTCATGCTACATAaatcatttttctttcaacTGACCAAGTTAGTAACCCCCAGAGGTGCTGTTTTCCTTTCTGCGCTAGTTATATGCCTACTATTCcttaaaacaattttttgtgtatatagaaacaatgaaaaaaaagaaaaaaaacattccaaCGTTCaactattcattttttgcaaaaaaaaaaaatgtaaatggtATGATTAGCACATGTACCAACGGTGTAAACAAAATTGAAGTTACAACTAGTTGCGCTTCAGTATCGCTGTaaatgtgtttttcctttttttaaattacgtACCACTATATTATCCGCAGCATATGCCTATGTgaatatccttttttttttttttttttttttttttttttttgtgacggCTTTTTCCGCATGGTTTATGTGGACGTTTGGCTTGTTCAAAAtttatcacaaaaaaatatgtgaccttttctttaattattCCTCGCGATTATGCATTATGGCCCCCTATTGTTGTTACgttttctcttcattttgtttccacttttgtacaaaatgaagaaagagaaataaCACCTAGCATTTGAATGTTCCAATGAATAACACACTGaacttcatcatttttttttttttttttaacccctaTTGTGTTTAACTCCTTGACTATCAAAGGGAAACGCAATCTGAGTACCTTCTAATTGTCAATCGATAAATGGATAAGTACCCGATTAATATTGTTAAGAAGCTGCGCTTCAgtagtttttccttttttatttttttgcaattcccCAGCATATTTTCTACTTAATTTTATCACACTATACTTTTGTTTTCGTTACATTACATTCCGCTGGTATTATCAAAACTTGGTGAAAACCTAAACAGCCGTCCACCCCCAAACAAAAATGGCAATTGTTAATGTGACCGTAAAATGGAAGAGCCATGTGTACAACGATCTACAACTCGACACGTCTAAGTCGATCTTGACATTCAAGGAGATTCTCTGGtaataacgaaaaaaaaaaaaaagtgtgcatatgtgtaaaCATACTGGTGATGAAGTTTGCACATACGAAGCGATACTACTTGACGAAACAGCAATGTAACCCCACCGAAATAGCACACTTATGAGCATAATTCAAAAGGATTAGATGATTTAAATGGAATgcatctttcttttttttttttttttttcgtcattACCCCAactgcatatgcacatatttatgtagacatgtgaaaaaatggatacacccgaaattatatttatattttccgcCCCCTTCCCCCAAATGATTCCTTccatgtatgtgcacatacacgtAAAACGCTTTGGGATTACGTCTTACTTGAAGGGAATTGTTTACATCCATTGTGCAATATGTCCATTTAATTCACACAAAGGGGTGTATTTCGCATTGTTGCTAATCTATCCGCGTTCGTATTTTCGCGTGGTGCTCATTCACCCCCCAAACAAaatgccctttttttcttcccccaccAGGACTCTCACCAACGTTCCGccagaaaaacaaaaactgATGTATAAAGGCCTCATCAAAGATGACACAGATTTATCCACgttaaacataaaaaataatgacaaAATTATGCTAGTAGGTTCAGCAGAGACTTTAATAGAAAAGCCATCTCATGTAGTTTTTGTGGAGGATCTCTccaaagaagagaaagagaaaatac
The Plasmodium coatneyi strain Hackeri chromosome 10, complete sequence DNA segment above includes these coding regions:
- a CDS encoding Hsp70 inoeracting protein gives rise to the protein MDANKIEELKEFVSLCKEDPSILQKPEFSFFKEFIESCGGKVPKERDFYEHIPSEDSTEEKSHNEEKDDEESDDEEEDEVEEEEEVEENDEDLMKEETIECPPLAPTIEGDLSEEVIEEICKLKEEAVNLVQENKFEEALEKYNKIISFGNPSAMIYTKRASVLLSLKRPKACIQDCTEALNLNIDSANAYKVRAKAYRYLGKWESAHADIEQGQKIDYDDDLWEMQKLIEEKYKKIYEKRRYKINKEEEKKRKKREKELKKRLAAKKAAEKAYKDNSKRENYDSDSSDSSYSQPDFSGDFPGGMPGGLGGGMGGGFPGGMPGGMPGGGMPGGMNFPGGFPGGLGGGMGGGMPGGMPGGMPGGLGGGLGGMPGGLGGGMPGGMPDLNSPEMKELFSNPQFYQMMQNMMSNPELLSKYANDPKYKNIFDNIKNSNLGNMGKPGCNGKN
- a CDS encoding Methionine aminopeptidase, with the translated sequence MKVAAKIAAQCLKLCLENSKEGVTTDDIDKMAFNFYVKNGAYPAGINFHGFPKTVCASPNEVVCHGIPNMRKLKDGDIITYDCTVYVDGVFGDCAGTTGIGTISKSHQKLVDVSKECLYKAISVCKHGQKFSEIGRIITEHAHKNGFNVIQEFCGHFIGRNMHMYPLIEHHYPNGHPEDEYMQEGQIFTIEPILSEGSTKIHTWKDQWTVCTNDNAFCSQWEHTILVQQDGAEILTHCD